The window TCTGCGGCTGGCGCTGCGCAACCGCACCCACCTTGATCTGCTGCCGGCGCTGGCGCTGGTCACGGCCGGCTGAACGGAGCGCGCGATGCGATTCATTGAAACCTGGACGTCGGCCACGCTGCTGGCAACGCGCGACCTCACGCCCGGCATCCGCGAATTCCTGCTGCGGCCGGACAATTTCACCGGCGCGCCCTATCCCGTCGGCAGCCACATCGATGTCGGCGTCACCATCGAAGGCCAGCCGCAGACCCGGTCGTATTCGCTGGTCGGCGAAGTCGATCCGCAAGGTTATCGGATCGCGGTGCGGCACGCAGCGGATTCCCGCGGCGGCTCGCGCTATATGTGGTCGCTTGTGCCGGGGGCGCGGCTCACCGTCACGCTGCCGACCTCGCTGGTGCAGCTCGACTGGACGCGGCGGCATTTCTGCCTGATCGCGGGTGGCGTCGGCATCACGCCGATCGTCGGTGCGGCGCAGGCGCTGGTCCGCCGCGATGCCGGCGTCACCTTGGACTATGCCGTGCGCACGCGCGGCGATGCGGCGTATCTCGACACGCTCGAGCGCCTGCTCGGCGACCGCATCACCGTCCATGCCGCCGACGAGGGCAGACGGCTCGACCTCGACGGCGTCTTCGCAAGGCTGCCGCAGGATACGATGACGTTGTTCTGCGGCCCGATGCGGATGCTGGACGCCGCGCGGCGCGCCTGGGAAGCGTCAGGCCGCCCGATCACCGATCTGCGCTACGAGACCTTTGGATCGAGCGGATTGCTGCCGACCGAGGCGTTCCGCGTGCGGCTCAGGGGTGAGGGGACCGAGTTCGTGATCCCGCGCGACCGCTCGATGCTGGACGTGCTCAACGAAGCCGGCCATGAGGTGATGAGCGACTGCCGGCGCGGCGAATGCGGTGTCTGCGCGCTTGACGTGGTCGATGTCGATGGCGAAATCGACCATCGCGACGTCTTCTTCAGCGATCACCAGAAGCAGGAGAGCCGCAAGATCTGCGCGTGCGTCTCGCGGGCCCGCGGCACCATCACGGTCGACACCTTGCATCGCGCCGACGCGCCGTGATGTGCCCGACTGGTGCGCGGGCGTTCGATCAGCGCTACGCCGCGTGCACCGAACGCTGCGGATCGTGATCGAGCAGCGCGGAGATCTCGCTGCCCGACATCGGCCGGCCGATCAAATAGCCCTGCACCTCGTCGCAACTGGTCTGGCGCAGATATTCGAGCTGATCCGCGGTCTCGACGCCTTCGGCCACGACGCCGATCTGCAGGTCCTGCGCGAGGCCGATCACCGATTTGACGATCGCGGCGCAATCCGGCTGGGTCAGCATGTCCCGGATGAAGGATTGATCGATCTTGATGCGGCTGAACGGCAACTTGCGCAGATAGGTCAGCGACGAGAAGCCGGTGCCGAAATCGTCGAGCGCGACCGTCAGGCCGAGCTCGAGCAGCCCGTTCAGGATCGCCGGCGCCGAGCCGTATTTCGAGATCAGCATTGATTCGGTGATTTCGATCTCCAGCCGGTTCGGCGCGACATTCGCCTCGGCAAGCGCCTCGACGATCGTCTGCAGAATGCCGACGTTCTGGAACTGGACCGCGGAGAAATTCACCGCGATCCTGATGTCGTCCGGCCAGCGCGACAGCATCGCGCAGGCGCGGCGGATTACCCACTCGCCGAGCTGGTGGATCAGTCCGCTCTCCTCGGCGATCGGAATGAAGACGCTTGGCGGGATCAGGCCACGTGTCGGATGCTGCCAGCGTAGCAGCGCCTCGAAGCCGGTGACGCGGCCTTTGCGGATGTCGAGGAACGGCTGGTAGACGAGAAACAGCTGGTCCGCCTCGATGGCCTGCTCCAGGTCGCGCTGCAGGGCGCGGCGGTCGCGCGCCGACTGGTCGTCGCTGGCTTCGAAGAAGCGGATCGTGCCGGGACCGGATTTCTTCGCCCGGTAGAGCGCGATGTCGACATGCTTGAGCAGATCGTGGGAGGTGTTGCCGTCCCGCGGCGCGAGCACGATGCCGATGCTGATCGCGCTGGTGATCTCGAACCCGTCGATCGGGAATGGATCGGCAAAGGCCGCGACGAACCGTTCGGCGATTGCGAGCGCGTCGTCGGGCCGCGTCAAATTGGACATGATCAGCGCGAACTCGTCGCCGCCGATCCGCGCGACATGCTCGGCCGCGCGCGTGCAGCGCTGCAACCGGGCCGCAAGCTGCACCAGGAGCTCGTCGCCTGCCGGATGGCCGAACCTGTCGTTGATCTCCTTGAAGCGATCGAGATCGAGCAGCAGCACGGCGAATTCCTCGCCCGAGCGCTCCAGCCGGCTCAGCGCACCATTGAGCGCCTCGTTGAAGGCGACGCGGTTCGGCAGATGCGTCAACGGATCCTGCCGCACCGTTCGTTCGGCCTCGTGCTGGGCGATGATGCGGCGCCTGAACTCGAATGCATTGACGAACACGCCGCGCAGCAGCACG of the Bradyrhizobium quebecense genome contains:
- a CDS encoding PDR/VanB family oxidoreductase, producing the protein MRFIETWTSATLLATRDLTPGIREFLLRPDNFTGAPYPVGSHIDVGVTIEGQPQTRSYSLVGEVDPQGYRIAVRHAADSRGGSRYMWSLVPGARLTVTLPTSLVQLDWTRRHFCLIAGGVGITPIVGAAQALVRRDAGVTLDYAVRTRGDAAYLDTLERLLGDRITVHAADEGRRLDLDGVFARLPQDTMTLFCGPMRMLDAARRAWEASGRPITDLRYETFGSSGLLPTEAFRVRLRGEGTEFVIPRDRSMLDVLNEAGHEVMSDCRRGECGVCALDVVDVDGEIDHRDVFFSDHQKQESRKICACVSRARGTITVDTLHRADAP
- a CDS encoding putative bifunctional diguanylate cyclase/phosphodiesterase, yielding MRIDLRSNFAALFAGDLAAFGAPPTDEALAGHIRAEQVSLVLGYSFGIMLANACNALVLAVALWQSPDWAFALVWAAAVSSAALFFGMQVRASRRIAKPQFVSRRTMYRLVRNALALGAAWGVVPVAFFANASSGAQLVITCLCAGMLAGGAFAFSTIPIAAIAFTGPIFVGTAICLGRDGDFVYLLMVVLVLVYGSVLLRGVFVNAFEFRRRIIAQHEAERTVRQDPLTHLPNRVAFNEALNGALSRLERSGEEFAVLLLDLDRFKEINDRFGHPAGDELLVQLAARLQRCTRAAEHVARIGGDEFALIMSNLTRPDDALAIAERFVAAFADPFPIDGFEITSAISIGIVLAPRDGNTSHDLLKHVDIALYRAKKSGPGTIRFFEASDDQSARDRRALQRDLEQAIEADQLFLVYQPFLDIRKGRVTGFEALLRWQHPTRGLIPPSVFIPIAEESGLIHQLGEWVIRRACAMLSRWPDDIRIAVNFSAVQFQNVGILQTIVEALAEANVAPNRLEIEITESMLISKYGSAPAILNGLLELGLTVALDDFGTGFSSLTYLRKLPFSRIKIDQSFIRDMLTQPDCAAIVKSVIGLAQDLQIGVVAEGVETADQLEYLRQTSCDEVQGYLIGRPMSGSEISALLDHDPQRSVHAA